A section of the Aricia agestis chromosome 4, ilAriAges1.1, whole genome shotgun sequence genome encodes:
- the LOC121726175 gene encoding lysoplasmalogenase-like protein TMEM86A, whose translation MVSPTNFVKGLGINGRLVPFFKAVCVYFVVGGGTPSLSTAILKCAPILCLLVCVLLRTRDAPSSQRGYGRAVCAGLALSVAGDALLVWDGEAQLALGLGAFAAAHVAYLCAFGWRPRRWRRGALLLAAAAAVGAALRPPEALAPAVRAYALLLAAMAWRGTARPGRQRAGALLFLLSDAVLGYSLFGGSVPYKQVVVMSTYYLGQLGIALSALDPPPAPVALH comes from the exons ATGGTGTCTCCAACTAACTTC GTAAAAGGCTTGGGAATCAATGGACGGTTGGTGCCGTTCTTCAAAGCAGTGTGTGTATATTTTGTGGTGGGAGGTGGAACCCCATCTCTGTCAACAGCGATCCTTAAGTGTGCTCCGATACTGTGCCTCCTGGTCTGCGTGCTGTTGCGCACACGAGACGCTCCTTCATCACA ACGCGGGTACgggcgggcggtgtgcgcgggGCTGGCGCTGTCGGTCGCCGGCGACGCGCTGCTAGTCTGGGACGGCGAGGCGCAGCTGGCGCTGGGGCTGGGCGCGTTCGCGGCCGCGCACGTCGCCTACCTGTGCGCGTTCGGCTGGCGGCCCCGGCGCTGGCGGCGCGGGGCTCTGCtgctggcggcggcggcggcggtcggCGCGGCGCTGCGCCCGCCCGAAGCCCTGGCGCCGGCGGTGCGCGCGTACGCGCTGCTGCTAGCGGCGATGGCATGGCGCGGGACGGCGCGGCCCGGCCGCCAGCGCGCCGGCGCGCTGCTATTTCTGCTCTCCGACGCCGTGCTAGGCTACAGCCTTTTCGGAGGCAGCGTGCCCTACAAGCAG GTGGTGGTGATGTCTACATACTACCTGGGACAGCTGGGCATCGCTCTGAGCGCGCTGGACCCGCCGCCCGCTCCGGTTGCGCTGCATTAG